The Nitrospira sp. sequence CAACAGCAGGCACCGCGACTGTATGGCTTGACCTGGCACCGGATCGCTCGCTGGAGCGACTCACTGAGGAGCTTTCAAGGTCGCGGGGCAAACGCACGATTGCAACGCATCTCGCCCGTCATGCCGGAATCGCCGGTGTCAAGGCTGGGCTGTTGCGCGAGGTCGTGCCGAAGGAAGTGTTGGCAAATCCCATTCGCTTGGCTGCGGCGATCAAATCGTTGCCGGTAAGATGTCTTGCGCCTCGACCGCTGGAAGAGGCCATCAGCACGGCCGGTGGTGTCTCTTTTGGCGCCCTTGATGTGAGATTGATGCTTCGTTCATTCCCTGGAGTGTTTTGCGCGGGAGAAATGCTGGACTGGGAAGCACCGACGGGTGGATATCTGCTCACGGGATGTCTGGCTACCGGGCGTCTCGTCGGCTCTGCCGCGGCCGAATGGAGCACAGCAAGAACTTCGCAGCGCGGCTGAGGAGAGGCGCGGTCTTTCAAGAACGCGTAAGTTAACCAAACAGCCAATTCCAGATCATGGAAAACCAGTTGGCGATTACGCCGATCCACGAGGTATCCGTAGACGGTTCAATATTGACCGGAGGTGAAGAGACCGCCGGCTTGACAGGAGTAAGACTGGAAGCAGCCGGAGCGGCTTGTGCGATCTGCGTGAGTTCACTTTCACCGAGCGGAACGGAAGATACGGAAGCATCCGTGACGGTGGCTTGAGCCATTGCCGGTTGGTTCAGGTCGGCGGCAGCCAGCAAAGGAGATGGAGTTGCCTCCATTTCTTCCTTGTATTGAGCGACCAAGGTTTGCAACGAGGCACGTTCTTGCCTCATGTCCGCTATTTTTCGGGCGAGATGCCAACTCTGATTCATCAAGGTCGCGACCTGTACCTTGAGAGATGACAGCCTCTCTTCGGACCGCTGCCTCATGATGGGCAGCTGATCTGCTTCCTGCTGAATAGCCATCCGCAAGTCGCTTACGGCTGCATCCTCGCGGTGGTTGGCGGCTTGCAGTTCGGCAATCTGCTGATCCAGTGCCCTGACGTCCTCTCGCACCGATTCCAAGGTTTGGGTCTGTTCCACGGTTTCGGCCTTCGTCCGTTCGTACGTGCGCCGGCTGACACAGCCGGTTTCCATCAGGAGCACTGCGGCGAGCAAACAAAGACCAACCCGTTGGATGACCACAGATAGGGTTACGGTGGGATGTGTCATGGGTATCGCCTCATGGTTAGCCAAGCTGAAACCCTCATGCGTGAGTTTCCACTTGGTCCGCTGAGTGGTTCTGCGTAGTCTCTCAAAAATCATCGAGCCTGGCAATACGGTTAGGATGTACACAGATGAGAGAGGTCCGTCAACCCTCCCGGCCGTTTCCCTGTGGGGAGCTTGGACAATGAGATCGCTTTTGCGTACCATAATCGGTCATGGCGTCTGACGTGACTACGTCCATTCGGCTCCCACCGGAATGTGAAATGGCGTTGTTGGAACGGTTTCTCAAAGCCGAGGCCATGGCGCTTTGGACCGTGCGGTCGGCTCAACTGCAAGACGTTCCGCCGAACGTCTACACGTTTCTGCGAAAACATGAAGAGGATGAGCAGCACCATCTGGCGCAATTCGAAACGATGGTCGGGCGCCAGCCTCGTGAAAGAGAACGTCTTCCGTCGGTTCCCCGGCAATGGCCGGCCCTGGCTGTTCAGATCTATGGGTATGAGTCGCTCGGGCTTGAATTTGCGCGACTGCTTCTGCCGCTGCGACCGGATCTTGCCTCGATTCTCGAAGATGAGATCGTTCACGTGGGATTTTTTGAGCAAGAAATTCGACGGATCCTCAGCGTGGAATCATCCGCCGCCGAGCAGGCTCGAATCTCGGCTCTTGCCTGGTGGAGGAAATTACCGCGGACTGTGAGTCGATATCTGGAAGCGGGAGAACTCGATCCGTTTCGGCCAATGCTAGCGGGACACATCCTTACCGCGATCGAACGACGATTTGCCGAGACCGGACTGCTTACGAGCGAAACAACGGAATGAGTCGGATTATGTTTGAACCGGGAGAAGGCCGGTAACCGCCCCCATCTTGCGGTATTTGTGTTCGCGCTGCGTCAGGAGTTGTGGGGGGGCGAGTTCGAGCAGCTCGAACAGTTGGTTGGTCAACGCTTTTCCGACGAGATCATAGACGGCTCTCGGCTCGCGATGGGCGCCACCCAGGGGTTCGGGGACAATAGTGTCGATCACACCGAGTTCAAAAAGATCGTTCGCGGTCATTTTCAGCGCGGCAGCGGCGTCGGGGACTTTTTCCGGGCTGTCCCAGAGGATCGCCGCGCATCCTTCCGGTGAAATGACCGAATAGATCGAATGCTCAAGCATGAGCACGCGGTCCGCTACGCCGAGGGCTAACGCTCCTCCGCTCCCGCCTTCACCGATGATGATGGAGATAATCGGGACAGTCAGTCGAGACATGACGAACAGATTACGGGCGATGGCTTCAGCTTGCCCTCGCTCCTCGGCGCCGATGCCAGGATAGGCGCCAGGCGTATCGATAAAGGTGATGATCGGGCGGTTGAATTTCTCGGCCATCCTCATGAGACGGAGGGCCTTCCGATACCCCTCCGGATTGGGCATGCCGAAGTTCCGCTGCATCCGTTCCTTGAGCGTTTTCCCTTTTTGATGACCGATGATCATCACGGGACGGTCGTTGAATCGGGCAAACCCTCCGACAATGGCCCGATCATCTCCGAACACGCGATCCCCATGCAGTTCGAGGAAGTCTCTTGTCAGCTCATTGATATAGTCCAGGGTGCTCGGGCGTTGGGGATGGCGGGCCAGCTGAGTTCGTTGCCAGGGAGTCAGGTTCTTGTAGAGTTCGTGCTCGACTTGGGCGAGTTTCGTGCGAAGCTTGCGAGTATCATTCTGGGAAGCGGATTTACCGCTGGTCGCAGCGGCGGAGAGTTTTTCGATCTTCTCTTCGATCTCTCGGATCGGCTTTTCAAATTCGAGGTAATCTCGCATAGACCGCTGCTTCACCTGTCGGGTAATCAACCGCGACGAATCAGCCGAGCTGACCCTCTAAGATAGCAAAGATAGGGCCCCTTTGCCTAGCACTTCTTCAACATCAGACACAAAGTGGTCGCTCGCGGAGACGGTGAGGTTGGGAAGGGGAGCCGTTTCCGCTTCCAACGTCCCATCGGTTTGAAACAACATCGAAATAGTGGTGCTGCCGGGATGCCGTCGAAGGACGTCGAGCAAGCGAGGCAACTGCGCACGCACCTCGGGTTGATCGGTGAGGCGAATACGGACCCGTTTGATGACCTGTGTCTGCACCTCGGTCAACGGCTCAATCTTGCTGCCGCGAATCTTTGTGCCCTTGTCGCCGCGATCGATCGTACCGGTGACACGGACGATCCGTTCTGCCACGATCAGCTCACCGGCAGTCCTGAGCAAATCCGGAAAGACGATCACTTCGGCAGTCCCCTGGAGGTCTTCTACGGTGAGATAGGCCATCCGGTCGCCCTTTTTGGTGAGCATCGATTTGACCGACGCGATGATGCCGCAGAGCTTCACCTCGGCGCCGTCGGCGCAGTCCTTTAAACCAACCGTCGTTGCGGTGGAGAGTGCACCCAACGTCGCTTCGTAGCGCGTGAGAGGATGGGCGGAAATATAAAACCCGGTCAGTTCCCGCTCATACTTCAATCGCTGAGCCTGATCCCATTCCGGCACCGATGGCAGCGGCGGTGTCAGCGAGGTTGCCGATGCGCTCTGCCCGCTGAGTTCTTCGCCGAAGATGCTGATTTGCCCGAGGTCGCGTTCCCGTTGAGCGGCTGAGCCCTCCTCAATGGCCTGATCGAGCACCGCCATGAGTTGCGACCGCTTGGCACCGGTAGAATCGAAGGCGCCGGCTTTAATCAATCCTTCCAGCATTCGCTTGTTCACTTTGTGAAGATCGACCCGCCGGCAGAAGTCAAAGAACGATCCGAAAGGGCCGGCCTGAGAGCGTACGTCCAATACCGATTCGACCGCTCCCTCACCGACGTTCTTGATGGCTGCCAATCCGAACCGGATCGCCCCTTCAGCAACGGCGAAATGTTTTTGGCTGGCGTTCACATCCGGGCCAAGCACTTTGATGCCGAGGTCCCGGCACTCCGTGAAATAGCCGACGACCTTGTCTTGGTTGCCCATGTCGGTCGTCATGAGGGCCGCCATAAATTCGGTCGGGTAGTGGGATTTAAGATAGGCGGTGTGGTAGCAGACGACCGCATAAGCCGCCGCGTGCGATTTATTGAAGCCGTATCCGGCGAACTTTTGGATCAACTCATAGAGTTTTTCCGCCTTCTTCTCAGGAATCTTCTTCTGCTTCGCCCCTTCGATAAACTTGACACGCAACTTCTCCATTTCCTCGGGTTTCTTCTTTCCCATCGCGCGACGGAGAATATCGGCTTGGCCCAGCGAGAAGCCGGCCACCTTGTTGGCGATCGCCATGACCTGTTCCTGGTAGACGATGACCCCATAGGTATCCTTGAGGATCGATTCCAATTCCGGAACCTCGTAGGCAATCGTCACCTTGCCCTGTTTTCGCTTGATGAAGTCGGGGATCAGATCCATCGGTCCAGGGCGATACAGCGCGATAATGGCAATGATGTCCTCGAACCGGTCCGGCTTCAGTCCCGTGAGCAGATCCCGCATACCGGAGCTTTCCAACTGGAAGAGTCCCGTTGTCTTTCCAGAGCTCAGCAGCGCGAACGTGGCCGCGTCATCAAACGGTACTTGATCGATCACCAGCGGTGGCGCGGTGGGATGCGTTTCGTTGATCAGGGTTTCGGCGCGCCGAATCATTGTGAGAGTCTTGAGTCCGAGAAAGTCGAATTTGACCAATCCGATTTTCTCGACGTCTCCCATCGAGTATTGAGTCACGACTTCGTCATTGGCGCCCCTATAGAGAGGCACATGATCGGTCAGCGGTCCTTCGGAGATGACGACGCCTGCAGCGTGGGTCGAGGCGTGACGGGCGAGCCCCTCGAGCGCCTGCGCGTTGGCCATCAGCTCTTTGACCTTGGGATCCGTCTCCACCAGCTCGCGTAGGCGAGGCTCGGTCTCCAGGGCTTGCTGGAGGGTGATGTTCAATTGAGTGGGGACGAGCTTGGCGACTTTATCCGCGTCGGCGTAGGACATTTCCAGCACGCGCCCCACGTCGCGGATCGCGGCCTTGGCCCCGAGGGTTCCAAAGGTAATGATCTGAGCCACATGGTCGGTGCCATATTTCTCCACCACATAATTGATCACTTCCCCACGGCGATCCATGCAAAAATCCATATCGATATCGGGGAGCGAGACACGCTCAGGATTCAAGAAACGCTCGAACAATAGAGTATAAACGAGTGGATCGAGATCGGTTATGCGCAACGCGTATGCGACGAGACTGCCGGCGGCGGAACCGCGGCCTGGTCCCACTGGAATGCCCTGTGATCGGGCAAAGCGAATGATGTCCCAAACAATGAGGAAATAGCCGGCAAACCCCATCGAGCAGATGACCATCAGCTCTTCGCGCAGCCGCTGTTCATAGAGCGCGGACGGTTTATTGCTGGGCCGTTCCTTGAGCCGCTCTTTCAATCCCGACACCGCGAGATATTCCAGATACGACTCACGATCCTTGAATCCTTCCGGGATGCGATATTGTGGGAGATAGGTTTTGTTCAGTGGAAGGTCGAGATCGCAATACTCAGCGATGCGGCAGGTGTTGTTCACGGCGTCGGGGAATTCCGCGAATGCCGGGGCGATTTCTTCTGTCGACTTGACGTACAACTCATCGGTGTCGAATTTCATCCGGTTCGGGTCGCTGACTGTCTTCCCGGTCTGCAGACACAACATGAGCTCGTGGGGACGCGAGTCTTCCTTCTTCAGATAGTGACAATCGTTCGTGCCGGCCAGAGGGATTCCAAGCTTTTTATGGATCTCAATGAGGCCGGCATTTGCCACTCGCTGGTGGTCAAGCCCGTTGGCCTGTACCTCAAGGTAGAAGTGATCGTTCCCGAAAATCTCTTGAAATTCGCCGGCCACTGCCATCGCGCCATCCATATCTTTCTGACCGATCAAATAGGGAATTTCTCCACTCAGACAGCCTGAAAGGGCGATGATCCCGTCGTGATGAAGCTTTAATAGTTCCTTATCTATTCGTGGCTTATAATAGAATCCTTCAAGATATCCTTTACTGACAAGCTTGATGAGGTTTTGATAGCCGGTGAGGTTTCTTGCCAAGAGAATCAAGTGGTAATAGTCATTATGGGCGAGCCCGCTGTCCTTCTTGGCATGCCGGCTGCCCAACGCCATGTAGGCCTCACACCCGATGATCGGCTTGACCCCTACCTCTTTCGCCTTACGATAAAACTCGACCGCGCCGAACATGTTGCCATGGTCGGTCATCGCGACCGCCGGTTGGTTGAACGACTTGATTTGCCGAACCAGGGGTTCGATCTGATTGGCACCGTCGAGGAGGCTGAACTGGGTGTGGAGGTGAAGATGCACGAAGGATGAAGCCATGGCGGGATTCTAGGGAGACGGGGAGGGGAAGTCAAACGGCGGTTGATACAGTTGGGTTACATTTTTGATCACGGCGTTACGAAACGGCGACACCCTTACACGCGATCATTATTAGGCACGCAGGCGTGCGGATCCCTCGGGATAACCCTAGTTGATTTGAATAATATCTCCGACTCAGAATGCCCAAGCATTTTCTACTGCTATGGAGATCAAGTCGCTGAAAGCTGACACGGATCTCCATGTCGGCTGCCTACAACTATTAACTCAGGGAGAATTATTATGAAACGAGCAGGATCTGCAGTATGGCAAGGCGATTTGAAGACCGGTAAGGGCACCGTTTCCACGGAGAGCGGGGTCTTGTCACAAACCCAGTACTCGTTTTCCACACGGTTCGAGAACGGGAAAGGCACGAATCCCGAAGAACTCGTGGCCGCCGCTCATGCCGGGTGTTTTTCCATGGCGCTCTCGGCTCAGCTAGGCGAGGCCGGCCTGGCTCCGGAAAAAGTGGAAACGACGGCTACCGTCACGTTCGACAAGACAGAGGCAGGATGGACCGTGACCGGCGTGCATCTGAACGTGAAAGGCAAGGTACCCAAGGCCGATGAAGCGGCCTGGAACAAAGCCACGCAAGCGGCCAAGGCCGGCTGCCCGATTTCTCGGCTGCTCAATACAACCATCACGATGGATGCCAAGTTGGAACATTGAGCATCGTGACCGCCCGCTCTGATTCCGATGTGTTGGCGTTCCTGTTCGACCTCGATGGAACGCTGGTGGACAGTGTGTATCAGCACGTGTTGGCCTGGAGAGAAGCCACACAGGCAGTCGGGATCGAATTACCCGTGTGGCGCATCCATCGCCAGATCGGGATGAGCGGCGGGCTGATGCTCCATGCTTTGCTGCGTGAAACCGGCCGGCCTGTCTCACCAGAGGACGCGCAGCAGATCCAGCTGGTTCACCGGGAGGCCTTTGCCCGGCAAGCGGCGTCCCTTCGTGTCTTGCCTGGAACGCATGACCTCCTGGCAACGCTGGCCCGCCATCAAGTTCCGCATGCCATAGCCACGAGCGGCCGTATCGAAAACGCTCGCCACGCCCTTCGCCTCTTGAATCTTTCTGATGATGTGCCGGTGATTACGAGAGACGATGTCCGGTTCGCGAAACCCGATCCGGATCTTTTTCTTGCGGCAGGGGAGCGGCTGCATGTGCCGATGAGTCGGTGTATCATTGTGGGTGACAGCGTCTGGGATTTATTGGCCGCGCGACGCGCGTCTGCGTTGTCGGTGGGCCTTCTCTCTGGAGGATATGGCGAAGATGAGCTGGAGCGGGCTGGTGCGTACCGCGTGTATCAGGACCCAGCCGATCTCCTCAAGCACCTTGATGAGGTCGGTCTCCGGTTGGCATCTGAGAGGCTATGAGCGTATAACGATCCGGCAGAGGCGTTGGAACCTGGACGGGAGCGGAGCCATCCTTGATGAGCAAGGAAGCGCGGGGTGACAAC is a genomic window containing:
- a CDS encoding acetyl-CoA carboxylase carboxyltransferase subunit alpha; its protein translation is MRDYLEFEKPIREIEEKIEKLSAAATSGKSASQNDTRKLRTKLAQVEHELYKNLTPWQRTQLARHPQRPSTLDYINELTRDFLELHGDRVFGDDRAIVGGFARFNDRPVMIIGHQKGKTLKERMQRNFGMPNPEGYRKALRLMRMAEKFNRPIITFIDTPGAYPGIGAEERGQAEAIARNLFVMSRLTVPIISIIIGEGGSGGALALGVADRVLMLEHSIYSVISPEGCAAILWDSPEKVPDAAAALKMTANDLFELGVIDTIVPEPLGGAHREPRAVYDLVGKALTNQLFELLELAPPQLLTQREHKYRKMGAVTGLLPVQT
- a CDS encoding DNA polymerase III subunit alpha, which encodes MASSFVHLHLHTQFSLLDGANQIEPLVRQIKSFNQPAVAMTDHGNMFGAVEFYRKAKEVGVKPIIGCEAYMALGSRHAKKDSGLAHNDYYHLILLARNLTGYQNLIKLVSKGYLEGFYYKPRIDKELLKLHHDGIIALSGCLSGEIPYLIGQKDMDGAMAVAGEFQEIFGNDHFYLEVQANGLDHQRVANAGLIEIHKKLGIPLAGTNDCHYLKKEDSRPHELMLCLQTGKTVSDPNRMKFDTDELYVKSTEEIAPAFAEFPDAVNNTCRIAEYCDLDLPLNKTYLPQYRIPEGFKDRESYLEYLAVSGLKERLKERPSNKPSALYEQRLREELMVICSMGFAGYFLIVWDIIRFARSQGIPVGPGRGSAAGSLVAYALRITDLDPLVYTLLFERFLNPERVSLPDIDMDFCMDRRGEVINYVVEKYGTDHVAQIITFGTLGAKAAIRDVGRVLEMSYADADKVAKLVPTQLNITLQQALETEPRLRELVETDPKVKELMANAQALEGLARHASTHAAGVVISEGPLTDHVPLYRGANDEVVTQYSMGDVEKIGLVKFDFLGLKTLTMIRRAETLINETHPTAPPLVIDQVPFDDAATFALLSSGKTTGLFQLESSGMRDLLTGLKPDRFEDIIAIIALYRPGPMDLIPDFIKRKQGKVTIAYEVPELESILKDTYGVIVYQEQVMAIANKVAGFSLGQADILRRAMGKKKPEEMEKLRVKFIEGAKQKKIPEKKAEKLYELIQKFAGYGFNKSHAAAYAVVCYHTAYLKSHYPTEFMAALMTTDMGNQDKVVGYFTECRDLGIKVLGPDVNASQKHFAVAEGAIRFGLAAIKNVGEGAVESVLDVRSQAGPFGSFFDFCRRVDLHKVNKRMLEGLIKAGAFDSTGAKRSQLMAVLDQAIEEGSAAQRERDLGQISIFGEELSGQSASATSLTPPLPSVPEWDQAQRLKYERELTGFYISAHPLTRYEATLGALSTATTVGLKDCADGAEVKLCGIIASVKSMLTKKGDRMAYLTVEDLQGTAEVIVFPDLLRTAGELIVAERIVRVTGTIDRGDKGTKIRGSKIEPLTEVQTQVIKRVRIRLTDQPEVRAQLPRLLDVLRRHPGSTTISMLFQTDGTLEAETAPLPNLTVSASDHFVSDVEEVLGKGALSLLS
- a CDS encoding OsmC family protein codes for the protein MKRAGSAVWQGDLKTGKGTVSTESGVLSQTQYSFSTRFENGKGTNPEELVAAAHAGCFSMALSAQLGEAGLAPEKVETTATVTFDKTEAGWTVTGVHLNVKGKVPKADEAAWNKATQAAKAGCPISRLLNTTITMDAKLEH
- a CDS encoding HAD family hydrolase; its protein translation is MTARSDSDVLAFLFDLDGTLVDSVYQHVLAWREATQAVGIELPVWRIHRQIGMSGGLMLHALLRETGRPVSPEDAQQIQLVHREAFARQAASLRVLPGTHDLLATLARHQVPHAIATSGRIENARHALRLLNLSDDVPVITRDDVRFAKPDPDLFLAAGERLHVPMSRCIIVGDSVWDLLAARRASALSVGLLSGGYGEDELERAGAYRVYQDPADLLKHLDEVGLRLASERL